The Lewinellaceae bacterium DNA window AGCGATGGAGGATTCCAAGGCATTGATCTCTGTTTTTGAGACCGTGATCGATGCCATTATCATCATAGACCGAAAAGGAACTATCGTTCGGGTCAATCCGGCGGTTGTCAAATTATTCGGTTATGATCAGGATGAGATGCTCGGGAGAAATGTTTCCATGTTGATGCCCGAACCGGATCACTCGAATCACGATGGGTACATCAACCAGTACATATCAACCGGCCAGGCCAAGATCATTGGCATCGGGCGGGAAGTAGTGGCCAGACGCAAAGATGACTCCAGGTTCCCGATCCGTTTGGCGGTAAGCAAGGTCTCCATTGAAGGTCAGCTCTATTTTACCGGTATTATCCACGACCTCAGCAAGATCAAAGAGGCAGAGCGTAAAGTTCTGGAACTGAATCAGGAACTGGAGCAGAAGGTGCATGAACGCACCCAGGAGTTATCCGAAGTCGTCAACCGGTTACTGGATACCAATCATAAACTGAAATTTGAGGTTGAAGAACGGGTCAAGGCTGAAAATGCCCTGCTGATCAATGAGCAGGAACTCAAAAATTCACTGGAAAAGGAGAAGGAACTCAATGAATTAAAGACGCGGTTTGTGTCCATGGCCAGCCATGAATTCCGGACGCCCCTGAGCACCATCCTTTCTTCT harbors:
- a CDS encoding PAS domain-containing sensor histidine kinase — translated: MEDSKALISVFETVIDAIIIIDRKGTIVRVNPAVVKLFGYDQDEMLGRNVSMLMPEPDHSNHDGYINQYISTGQAKIIGIGREVVARRKDDSRFPIRLAVSKVSIEGQLYFTGIIHDLSKIKEAERKVLELNQELEQKVHERTQELSEVVNRLLDTNHKLKFEVEERVKAENALLINEQELKNSLEKEKELNELKTRFVSMASHEFRTPLSTILSSASLINKYTDGEHQEKREKHITKIKNSVAHLTNLLNDFLSISKIEEGKLRLQMENIEINNFCQDIIEEISLTVKSGQQVTCTLLPEPTVYKLDKTMIRAILYNLLSNASKYSPENATIELQLRKDGRGLEIGVMDEGIGIPELEQKHLFDRFFRASNAGSIQGTGLGLHIVKRYVDLIHGNITFTSREFKGSAFYVKLPLQNGEG